The sequence CACCAGCGACTCCGTTCGTGGCAACAAGCGCTTAAAGTAGAAGCGCGCGGTTTTCACCTTCGCACGATAAAAATCACTCTCCGCGGCCTCGTGCTCCATCGCTGTTTTGGCGGCGCGCGCCCACAGGTAGGCATAAACGGCATACCCGGAGTACATCAGGTAGTCCACCGCCGCTGCACCGACTTCCTCCTGATTTTCCATGGCGCTCAAACCAATGTGCATGGTAATTTCACCCCACTGATTGTTGAGCTTCGCCAACGGTTGTACAAACTCAGCCAGCTGTTCGTTGTCCTCGTTTGCTTTGCAGAACTTGTGAACAACTTTAGTGAACCTTTTAAGTAACTCGCCCTGACTCATTAGCACCTTGCGGCCCAGTAGATCCAGCGCCTGAATACCTGTGGTGCCCTCATACAACATCGCAATGCGAGCATCGCGCACATTCTGCTCTACACCCCACTCGCGGATATAGCCGTGGCCACCGAAACATTGCAGCGCGTGATTCGCAGATTCGAAGCCAGTCTCTGTCAGAAAGGCTTTGGCGATCGGGGTAAGAAAAGCAAGCAGGTCACCCGCTTCCGTTTTGCGCCCCGCGTCGTCCGAAAGTTGCTCGATGTCCACCAGCTGTGAGCAGTAATGAATGAGCATGCGCCCACCCTCGGCAAACGCCTTTTGCGTTAACAGCATGCGCCGCACATCGGGATGAACGATAATCGGGTCGGCTGGCCCCGATGGATTTTTAGGCCCGCTCAAGGCGCGCATCTGCAAGCGCTCCTTGGCATAGCTAAGTGATTTTTGATAACCGACTTCCGCGTGCGCCAACCCCTGTAGCGCAGTACCCAAGCGCGCAGTGTTCATAAAGGTGAACATGCAATGCAAACCGCGATTCGGGGGCCCGATCAGATACCCGGTTGCGTCATCAAAATTAAGCACACAAGTGGCGTTGCCGTGAATTCCCATTTTGTGCTCAATAGAACCGCACGTCACCGCATTGCGTTCGCCCACAGAACCGTCTTCAGAGGGCAGATGTTTAGGAACGATAAAGAGCGAGATACCTTTGGTACCTTCCGGCGCATCCGGCAGGCGGGCCAGGACAATATGTACGATATTTTCAGCCAGATCGTGGTCACCGGCTGAAATAAAAATCTTTGACCCTTGAATGCGATAACTGCCGTCGTCCTGCGGCTCCGCGCGGGTTTTCAGCATGCCCAAATCGGTGCCACAGTGAGCCTCAGTAAGGCACATTGTGCCTGTCCACAATCCCTCGACCAATTTGGTGAGGTAAACGGACTTCTGCTCGTCTGTGCCGTGCTGAGCGAGAGTGTTCATCGCACCGTGGCTGAGCCCAGGGTACATAGACCAGGCCCAGTTCGCCGCGCCGGTCATTTCGCTAATAATCGTGCCAACCGACTCTGGCAACCCTTGGCCACCATAGTCAACGCTATGGTTTATCGATGGCCAACCACCTTCAACAAACTGTTGATAGGCCTCTTTGAAGCCAGGAGGCGTCTTCACAACGCCGTCTTGCCAATCACATCCATGCTCATCGCCTACAGCATTCAGCGGCGCTAGAACGTTTTCACAGAACTTTGCCGCCTCCTCCACGATTGCGGTTATAAGCTCCCGGTTAGCTTCCTCACAACCGGGCAATGAGGCGTAGTGCTGCTCATAGT comes from Teredinibacter turnerae and encodes:
- a CDS encoding acyl-CoA dehydrogenase C-terminal domain-containing protein, with the protein product MADYKAPLKDLEFVLYDMLDYEQHYASLPGCEEANRELITAIVEEAAKFCENVLAPLNAVGDEHGCDWQDGVVKTPPGFKEAYQQFVEGGWPSINHSVDYGGQGLPESVGTIISEMTGAANWAWSMYPGLSHGAMNTLAQHGTDEQKSVYLTKLVEGLWTGTMCLTEAHCGTDLGMLKTRAEPQDDGSYRIQGSKIFISAGDHDLAENIVHIVLARLPDAPEGTKGISLFIVPKHLPSEDGSVGERNAVTCGSIEHKMGIHGNATCVLNFDDATGYLIGPPNRGLHCMFTFMNTARLGTALQGLAHAEVGYQKSLSYAKERLQMRALSGPKNPSGPADPIIVHPDVRRMLLTQKAFAEGGRMLIHYCSQLVDIEQLSDDAGRKTEAGDLLAFLTPIAKAFLTETGFESANHALQCFGGHGYIREWGVEQNVRDARIAMLYEGTTGIQALDLLGRKVLMSQGELLKRFTKVVHKFCKANEDNEQLAEFVQPLAKLNNQWGEITMHIGLSAMENQEEVGAAAVDYLMYSGYAVYAYLWARAAKTAMEHEAAESDFYRAKVKTARFYFKRLLPRTESLVVAMKSGVGNLLDFEDSEF